The genomic interval CTTTTGACAGATAGAGTTAAGAGCGGTCATAGTCGTCACACAGTGCTGTGGCACACTTAAATTATGCATCTCTATTCCTCTTTGATGGCTGCTTTCCTTGTGTACTCATGTAAGGGTACATCCATCGCAGCCCTCACTTGGTTGTCCTCATGGGTGATCTAACACGTGCTCTGGTGCCCTCTACTTTTCCTTGAACTACTAGAATTTCAATGGAGACATCATCGCGTCTAGATATGAGACCAAAGGAAGTGAGAGTTCAAGCCAGTACAGTGGAGGATACATGCTCCTTGATGCCGAGTTTATCGAACATGGATTTTTGGTCCAAAATTCGGTCCAAGATACTCTCAACTTTCTTCTCCAGCAAATCATTATACTACTTAAAAAcaatcataaaatattttggcTTATACAGGTACTTATACATTTCATATTGGTGCCTTAGCATTGAGTTGTTGAAAAGAGATTCAGTAGAGATCCTGTGGCCTGCTCTAAGGCTTGTGTGCTCGATGGCACGAAAAAATtcttatatttaaatttatagacaCTAAGTTAAAACACTAGCCAGTAATAAAGTATAGTAGGAAACCTCAATGAGCTGAAACTTATGGAATATAAAAATGGAATAGACCGCTGCAAGGAAAGTTGGAGAACAGTATTCTGTGTAATATCTATGGAGATAAAGTTACTGGAAGGAATTATAAtgtaatgcatacattttgagaacgcactcTCCATATTTGCTCTGTGTGTCAACTATAATGTCAAAAGTGCGGTTTACACTCAGatcaagaggggtctctccgtcactcgctccatacaaacgtaattccaatttcatctgaatattaagcaaccaaagtccatgaaattttgcagacatattctagaaaataatatctatgtctgtggttttccagatttctgtttaaatattcggtttcaaagttacgcagtcttaaaaattctaatacaaatctttgagcccctataattttaaaactacgtaatatttttagaaaaatctaaaataccacaggcacagagtttctagaatatttctgaaaaatttcatggactttggttgcttaatattcaaatgaaattttaactacgattgtatgaagcgagtgacggagagagccctggaGACAACTACaatgtgacgatcgcaatcacctctgattgccCAACACTCCCCCACTATTGGTTGAAAAGCACTGTCGCAGCAAAAATACCATATATTTAGCCAATCttaacaattgagattgtagcaatgattgatgcagcttttctgCAATCGACTAGGTCAGATCAGAAACATTAGTTCCAGAAATTACCCTTTTTGATACTAATTCTCTACTTAacgttttataatatcaataataccTACAGGTCGAGTTTTCCCAAGCTAGCCCATCTAGTTGTTACATCATTTATTTCTCTGTATTCTTCAACTTTCAAGGGGAGTagttaaaaattttcttttgaaaagTGTTCCACAAACTCAAACCCTCTAATGGAGGGAGCCATTAAGCATTCATCGATTCCTAATTTATCTTGCTTTTCGATTTTTCCTCGTTTCAAATCGCTAACTTAATAGCGGAcgttttttaaggttccgtatccAACGGGACCCTAGTACTCAGATtccactgtccgtctgtccatccgtctgtccatgTGTCTGTCAGcaactgtatctcgtgaaccgtaaaggtagagagttgaaatttgtacagaatgtgtatttctactgcCCCTATAGCAACAAGTATTTCAAAATAGttgcaatataaataaataaaaattaaaaagtgttatttcgttatggtacggaacccttcgtgtgtgagtccgtttcgcacttgaccgacttttcCTCTTTTCAAATCGCTAACTTAATAGCGGAGGTTTTTGCCTCCAAATCGATTCCAATTACAAACTGTCGTAAATCttgaatttattgtttttatcgCTAATTTGTTTGAGTTCTGAACTTTTATTGTAACGATCTTGGACGTAAATtatcctttatattattatttaacaagcACAAATGGCTGTAAGATTTTAAACGCTAAATTTGTTGAAGTAGAAAACTGTAAAGCAATTAggctatttaattttataatgtaaagTCTGTAAAGTGCAATTTATTTAGGACTTTTCTTAGTACTAAATACTTACTACgaaaacacatttttagaaatatcGAGGTGGTCCGATTTAAGCTCCGGAAacacctactagctgatgcccgtgattttGTTAgcgtggattttaaaaatttaacgttaacgtttttaaaaatcccgtgggaacaaattgattttctgggataaaaattagcctatgtgtctatccagggtataatttatctttattccaaatttcagccaaatccgtccagtagtttttgcgtgaagagtAACAAAAATCCATACATCGTAtcctgcctcctgaaacacagttttcacttaatcaggaggcagggcctcacactaaagtgtgtaaacactgttttatcaagataataatgatttatttatttatttaaaaaaatacatactaacaaacttttgcgtttttattatgtatgttgtctgccaatccgcactgggccagcagtGTAGCACTGGCAGATTATAACTTAAAGCCAACTTAAaacattctgagaagagatctgtactcagtagtgggctggcaatgagATGgtcatgatgatcatgatgatctaTTTGTCTATGCTATAAAATTTCATATGCAATCTCTTAATTCAACCATGTGATCAAATTCTGACACAAAATTAAAAGCAAAATTTGACAGTGCCGAATCTGCAATGTAAGaccaaaatatttacaaaaaaatatttacaatttctATTGATTTTAGTTATTTATGGAAGGCTATGGGTACACGTACCCTCCTCATTTCCCTCAGATGGGTTACCCGGACGGGGAGTACCCGGACCATGGGGATGGCTTTGGGGAGTACTATGGTTTAGGACCACTGAATGGCGATCGGGAGGGTAACAGGTATTTCATATTTTCTAGCTCAAAAAACAGAGAACTAGTTCGTAGTtgataaaacttaaaaagttCCCAACACATCGTAGTTCGTAGTGTACCATTGCTAACTTGGTCTTTTGATTTTCTGTGATCAAAAATTGCCTATCTCCATCccagggatgcaagctgtccCTGAtccttttgtcaaaatcggttaagcggatgggcgaTGAAAAGCTttcagacagacatactttcgcatttataacattggAATGGACAGCGAGGGTTGGATTATGATTAAGATGATGTCTATATTACCCTAACCGAGAACTGAATCCTTGACcgtttacttttttaattataaatctcGTATTTTTCAGACGCAGTCGTTCCAAAAGACGTGACACAAAAAGTTCCCGTTCAAGAAGTAGAACCGTTTCCAAATCTCGATCTCGTTCACGATCCAGAACGAGAACTAGGTCTCGATCTAAATCTCGCAGTCGATCTAGATCTAGAACTCGAACGAGATCTAGAAGTCGTACTCGATCTCTATCTGGCAGCAAAAAGGAATTGAACTTGAAAGAACCGAGTATTTTGGATGCGTTTAGAGTATTGTATTTGACACGTTAGTACccgtattatttattattctattagctgatgcccgcgacttcgttcattAGGATTTatgttaggttttaaaaatccttgcctgataataaataatagccGGTCAAATGCGTGTTAGGAAAATTAGATAAGTAACATTTAATGATTTTGTCATACCTATTCAACCTCTGGAGGCAAAGCGACCATAAGTAAGCGAACAGACTTTGTTAGTATGGAcagtaataatatgtaggtataactaTTTCAACCAACAATTGACCCGACAATTTATTTTATCGGAAAACCAGAACAGCTTTAAGTTAATTTgttcttaataatttaatttgtaagtaGTAATAGCTGCAATTACTGATGAGGTTTAAAACAATaacgttttaaattttaaattaattgtaatcagttgattaaaattttaatttatgccAATAAATTTTATCAACAGCGAATGTTTGTGAAAATTTAATTATTCGCCGGAAAATGTTTAAACAATTGGggtatgaaataaaattaagttgtaatctgtaatattattaactatagtAAACTGACGTTTAAACTTCGCACTTGTCActttattaagagggctctctccgtcactcgtttgatacaatcgtagttccaatttcatttgaatattaagcaaccaaagtccatgaaattttgcagacatattctagaaactaatattctgttaaaatattcggtttcaaagttacgcggtcttaaaaattttcatacaaatctttgagcccctgtaactttaaaactacatatttttagaaaaatctaaaacaccacagacacagatattaagtttttagaatatgtctgcaaaatttcatggactttggttgcttaatattcaaatgaaattggaactacgattgtatgaaacgagtgacggagagacccctgttaAGTACTTatcaaaatgtaaataaactAGCTTTTTCAAGCAACTTCGTTAgcatggatttagggtttttaagaATGCCGTGGTGATTtctcaaaatcatttttataatgACGGTTAACATTAATAGAGAACTCACATGCTAAATTTCAAGTTTTGACACCCAGCGGTTTTGATCTGAAGGTTaataatatgtcagtcagtcagttgctTCTGAGcaacccgcgacttcatcctcctggaataaaatttgtaatagaatactttttatcccgtgggaattgtaaTAATTGGCTTCTGAACTAAATCTCGTCAATACAGATGCATTTtcacattaatttattaaatatggATACCTAAAGAAAATGTacatcagtaggtacctaattaatattatatatgttacgggcaatttgataagtccgggcactattaataatggccggtctgtattaataatgcccgactcaattgggcaatgtgattaaaacagcatgattaatcacttttcccggccattatgaataatgcccaccctatcttgggcaaagtaataaaataggtgaactgtagtgtttttgtttattaaatgaaagaacctaacctaacctaagctctttttttatacgtgggaaaatcctcatggataccagcGTGCTCGGGGAGGCgaagtggttatgtcggactcttaccgactaaaaccccatgGCTTACCGTGtcaatcgttgttgctgggcacagaGACACGAACGTATTCAACTGCGACTCAGCTAACAgcgcccgccaaggcaggcccagctctgggactaaaaggggccccaacaccgtttaaggctcgctggaaacaagggcttgccttccaactcgaggacctactctcccccgggtaacagactccccgtgtctattacccggagaccctactcaagggggcaagcgacggtcgtgtgcagctcgcctgcgcccgattctcttgCGGCACATGGGATGAGAGCTGtcggcttcctctctcagccgctccgctgcctccttctgcgtcattactCCCTCGCTGACggagaccatcgcttgccaggccctctcactgtccaccatgggtttagtcacggcgggcaatgagaagtcctgccccataatatccaccagtgactGGCGAGGCTCCGCCCACGCCGGGCACTCAGCCAGCATATGTTGTGCTGTGTCTGAGACACTACCGCACTGGTGGCATTCCTCTGTGGGCTCTCTTCGCGCCACCCTGCacaggtatcttccaaagcacccgtgccccgtaagaacctgtacaaggtggaaaggaacgtgagtgctccatgcttcctcttc from Maniola jurtina chromosome 1, ilManJurt1.1, whole genome shotgun sequence carries:
- the LOC123866227 gene encoding serine/arginine-rich splicing factor 4-like isoform X1, with the protein product MEGYGYTYPPHFPQMGYPDGEYPDHGDGFGEYYGLGPLNGDREGNRRSRSKRRDTKSSRSRSRTVSKSRSRSRSRTRTRSRSKSRSRSRSRTRTRSRSRTRSLSGSKKELNLKEPSILDAFRVLYLTPSKHKKSTTKYLATKKRQDRIQELLKSDGLGSKRWLFYPRSQNRIPIDPDEVPGTRDNCDQRVKIDGDFFRKYKRSNKVDADAPIAKLKRWELVFYKKLGFIQAV
- the LOC123866227 gene encoding serine/arginine-rich splicing factor 4-like isoform X2 yields the protein MEGYGYTYPPHFPQMGYPDGEYPDHGDGFGEYYGLGPLNGDREGNRRSRSKRRDTKSSRSRSRTVSKSRSRSRSRTRTRSRSKSRSRSRSRTRTRSRSRTRSLSGSKKELNLKEPSILDAFRVLYLTPSKHKKSTTKYLATKKRQDRIQELLKSDGLGSKRWLFYPRSQNRIPIDEVPGTRDNCDQRVKIDGDFFRKYKRSNKVDADAPIAKLKRWELVFYKKLGFIQAV